A single region of the Sphaeramia orbicularis chromosome 6, fSphaOr1.1, whole genome shotgun sequence genome encodes:
- the dusp6 gene encoding dual specificity protein phosphatase 6, whose amino-acid sequence MLDKLKPVVQLDSVMAISKTVGWLREQLETRRDGLLVMDCRAQELYDSSHVETAINVAIPSLMLRRLKKGNLPVRSLLSNGEDRERFVRRCKTDTIVLYDEYSREWNENVDGGSVLGLLLRRMKDEGYKAYYLEGGFSKFQAEYPALCETNLDGSSNNSSPTAQVLGLGGLRISSDSSDIESDIDRDPSSATDSDGSPLSNPQPSFPVEILPHLYLGCAKDSTNLDVLEEYGIKYILNVTPNLPNLFENAGEFKYKQIPISDHWSQNLSQFFPEAISFIDEARGQKCGVLVHCLAGISRSVTVTVAYLMQKLNLSMNDAYDIVKMKKSNISPNFNFMGQLLDFERTLSLKSPCDNRMVVPSQQLYFTTPTNHNVFQLDPLEST is encoded by the exons ATGCTTGACAAGCTCAAGCCCGTCGTCCAGCTCGACTCGGTAATGGCGATCAGCAAGACGGTGGGCTGGCTCCGGGAGCAGCTGGAGACGCGCAGGGACGGCCTGCTGGTCATGGACTGCCGGGCCCAGGAGCTCTACGACTCGTCGCACGTCGAGACGGCCATCAACGTGGCCATTCCGAGCCTCATGCTCCGCCGGCTCAAGAAAGGCAACCTGCCCGTGCGCTCGCTGCTCTCCAACGGGGAGGACCGAGAGAGGTTCGTGCGCCGGTGCAAGACCGACACCATCGTACTTTACGACGAGTACAGCCGGGAGTGGAACGAGAACGTGGACGGGGGCTCCGTGTTGGGTTTACTGCTGAGGAGGATGAAGGACGAAGGCTACAAGGCCTATTATCTGGAGG gggGTTTCAGTAAATTTCAGGCCGAGTATCCTGCGCTCTGCGAAACCAACCTGGACGGCTCCTCCAACAACAGCTCCCCCACCGCCCAGGTGTTGGGCCTCGGGGGTCTGCGAATCAGCTCCGACTCGTCGGACATCGAGTCGGACATAGACCGGGACCCCAGCAGCGCCACGGACTCTGACGGCAGCCCATTGTCGAACCCGCAGCCCTCCTTCCCCGTGGAGATCCTGCCGCATCTGTACCTAGGCTGCGCCAAGGACTCCACTAACCTGGACGTGCTGGAGGAATACGGCATCAAGTACATCTTGAACGTGACTCCAAACCTGCCAAACCTGTTTGAGAACGCTGGGGAGTTTAAGTACAAGCAGATCCCCATCTCTGATCACTGGAGCCAGAACCTCTCACAATTCTTCCCAGAGGCCATCAGCTTCATTG ATGAAGCTCGAGGTCAGAAGTGTGGCGTGTTGGTCCACTGCCTCGCCGGAATCAGCCGTTCTGTGACTGTGACAGTGGCCTACCTGATGCAGAAGCTCAACCTCTCCATGAATGACGCCTACGACATCGTCAAGATGAAGAAATCTAACATCTCCCCCAACTTCAACTTCATGGGGCAGCTCCTGGACTTTGAGCGCACGCTCAGCCTCAAGAGCCCGTGCGACAACCGTATGGTGGTGCCCAGCCAGCAGCTCTATTTCACCACTCCCACCAACCACAATGTCTTCCAGCTGGACCCTCTGGAGTCCACGTGA